A genomic segment from Chitinophagaceae bacterium encodes:
- the rplN gene encoding 50S ribosomal protein L14 — protein sequence MIQQESRLNVADNSGAKEVLCIRVLGNSGQDYAKIGDKIVVSVKDAMPAGGIKKGTVSKAVIVRTTNKLRRKDGSYIRFDDNAVVLLNNSDEPRGTRIFGPVARELRDKGYMKIISLAPEVL from the coding sequence ATGATTCAGCAAGAAAGCAGATTAAACGTAGCAGATAACAGCGGTGCCAAAGAAGTATTATGCATTCGTGTATTGGGCAATAGCGGGCAGGATTATGCAAAAATTGGCGATAAAATTGTAGTAAGCGTAAAAGATGCAATGCCTGCAGGCGGTATTAAAAAAGGAACCGTAAGTAAAGCGGTAATTGTTCGCACTACCAATAAGCTGCGCCGTAAAGACGGGTCTTACATCCGTTTCGACGATAATGCCGTGGTATTGCTCAACAACTCCGATGAGCCAAGGGGTACACGTATTTTTGGCCCGGTTGCCCGTGAACTCAGGGATAAAGGCTACATGAAAATTATTTCACTGGCACCGGAAGTGTTGTAA
- the rpsQ gene encoding 30S ribosomal protein S17 has product MTATTTLAENRNLRKTKTGVVSSNKMDKTITVKVERKVKHPLYGKFVKKSTSFHAHDEKNECSIGDLVKIMETRPLSKSKRWRLVEVLEKVK; this is encoded by the coding sequence ATGACAGCAACAACAACTTTGGCAGAAAACAGGAATTTACGTAAAACAAAAACGGGTGTAGTTTCCAGCAATAAAATGGATAAAACCATTACCGTAAAAGTAGAAAGAAAAGTAAAACACCCTTTGTATGGCAAATTCGTAAAAAAATCTACAAGCTTTCATGCCCACGATGAAAAAAACGAATGCAGCATCGGCGACCTTGTAAAAATTATGGAAACACGCCCTTTAAGCAAATCTAAACGCTGGAGGCTGGTTGAAGTGTTGGAAAAAGTAAAATAA